A stretch of the Rosa rugosa chromosome 5, drRosRugo1.1, whole genome shotgun sequence genome encodes the following:
- the LOC133712815 gene encoding ABC transporter I family member 17 isoform X2, producing the protein MYSVQLYSPNLFHNTIPFLLPVSSKLSTMTSQAHITLSEENEEEEAVLVINDGEADGNVKFRIRNLTRRSESTGGGAIILNKLSVDIPKGVIVGIIGPSGSGKSTLLRALNRLWEPPAGTVFLDGHDIKELDVLSLRRKVGMLFQLPVLFEGTVADNVRYGPQLSGKKLTDQDVHKLLTLAGLDSSFFSKTGSEISVGQAQRVALARTLANSPEVLLLDEPTSALDPISTEHIEGVLEKLKKKRGMTIIMVSHSIKQIQRIADVVCLLVNGEVVEVLKPDKLSEAKHPMALRFLELSS; encoded by the exons ATGTACTCTGTACAATTGTACTCTCCAAACCTCTTCCATAATACAATACCCTTTCTCCTTCCCGTCTCTTCAAAACTTTCCACCATGACTTCTCAGGCACACATCACTCTTTCAG aggagaatgaagaagaagaagcagtacTGGTAATCAATGATGGAGAAGCTGATGGCAACGTGAAGTTTCGGATACGAAATCTGACCAGAAGATCAGAAAGTACAGGAGGAGGAGCTATCATACTGAATAAGCTGAGCGTGGACATCCCAAAAGGAGTGATCGTCGGAATCATAGGCCCAAGTGGCAGCGGCAAATCCACGCTTCTCCGAGCACTCAACCGCCTCTGGGAGCCGCCGGCCGGCACTGTCTTCTTGGACGGCCATGATATTAAAGAACTCGATGTTCTCAGTCTCCGGAGGAAGGTCGGAATGCTCTTCCAGCTTCCTGTTCTTTTTGAAG GTACTGTTGCAGACAACGTTCGTTATGGTCCTCAGTTGAGTGGGAAGAAGCTGACTGATCAAGATGTTCATAAGCTACTGACCCTTGCAGGCCTTGATTCATCTTTTTTCAGTAAAACAGGTTCTGAAATATCTGTAGGCCAAGCCCAAAGAGTTGCACTTGCTAGGACCCTAGCCAATTCACCTGAG GTTTTGCTGTTAGACGAGCCTACTAGCGCCTTGGATCCAATATCAACAGAGCACATAGAAGGTGTTTTAGAAAAGCTGAAGAAGAAACGGGGCATGACAATCATAATGGTCTCACACAGCATCAAACAAATCCAGAGAATTGCTGATGTAGTGTGTCTCCTTGTGAATGGTGA
- the LOC133708642 gene encoding pre-mRNA splicing factor SR-like 1 isoform X1 — MEIQTSGKPIDSLLEKVLCMNILSSDYFKELYRLKTYHEVVDEIYNQVDHVEPWMTGNCRGPSTAFCLLYKFFTMKLTVKQMHGLLKHKDSPYIRAVGFLYLRYAADPKTIWNWVEPYITDDEKFSPGSNGRMTTMGVYVRDLLLGQYYFDTLFPRIPVPVLRQITANLEKMKLPTKLSGVTGEATRHGSDDTARRPPSVKAALSVSFGQRAPHRASTRDSSPVRRTLPPPPPYEKASTDDLRSRRSQSREYSDRDYSDRDRDRGRDRDRNRERDRDSDRDRERERYKERERGRDRDRSRDRERSSDYDRRSRYAERESRRDYYESSRDGGRHSRRSRSRSRSRSRSRSRSLQAGTGPHVSPPRDVNKDRTSVSSNLAKLRDLYGDVSVQKGDTSMDRIPRSDNGAEEVIRLGGHRWK; from the exons ATGGAGATACAGACGAGCGGGAAACCAATTGACTCGTTATTGGAGAAGGTGCTATGTATGAACATTCTGTCTTCCGATTACTTCAAGGAGCTTTACCGGTTGAAGACGTATCACGAAGTTGTGGATGAGATTTACAATCAAGTAGACCACGTCGAGCCGTGGATGACTGGGAATTGCCGAGGTCCTTCTACTGCATTTTGCTTACTCTACAAGTTCTTCACCATGAAACTCACCGTCAAGCAAATGCACGGCCTCTTGAAGCACAAGGACTCTCCCTACATTCGAGCG gttggGTTCCTCTACTTGAGATATGCTGCGGACCCGAAGACCATTTGGAATTGGGTTGAGCCCTATATTACAGATGACGAG AAATTCTCTCCAGGTTCCAATGGACGAATGACCACTATGGGTGTATATGTGCGTGATTTGCTACTTGGGCAG TACTACTTTGATACACTTTTCCCTCGCATACCTGTTCCTGTGTTGCGGCAGATTACAGCTAATCTTGAGAAGATGAAACTCCCAACAAAACTCTCTGGTGTTACTGGGGAGGCTACCCGTCATGGATCTGATGACACTGCCCGTCGCCCACCTTCTGTGAAAGCGGCACTTTCAGTCTCCTTTGGTCAACGTGCCCCACACCGTGCTTCGACGAGGGACTCATCACCTGTTCGTCGAACTTTACCGCCACCGCCACCTTATGAAAAAGCTAGCACTGATGATTTACGGAGCCGTCGTAGCCAGAGCCGTGAGTATTCTGACAGAGACTATTCGGACAGGGACAGGGACAGGGGAAGGGACCGGGATCGGAATCGGGAAAGAGACAGGGATAGTGATCGTGATCGTGAACGAGAAAGGTACAAGGAACGGGAGAGGGGTCGAGATAGAGACAGATCAAGGGATAGAGAACGAAGTTCTGATTATGATAGGAGGTCAAGATATGCAGAGAGAGAAAGCCGGAGGGACTATTATGAGAGTAGCCGTGATGGTGGTAGACATTCCCGTAGGAGTAGGAGTCGAAGCCGCAGTAGAAGCAGGAGTAGGAGTCGGAGCTTGCAAGCTGGCACTGGTCCTCATGTAAGCCCGCCGAGAGATGTAAACAAGGATAGAACATCTGTATCTAGCAATCTGGCAAAACTTAGGGATCTTTATGGTGATGTGAGTGTCCAAAAAGGGGATACTAGTATGGATAGGATTCCGAGGAGCGATAACGGTGCTGAAGAGGTGATTAGGCTTGGTGGTCACCGATGGAAATAG
- the LOC133708642 gene encoding pre-mRNA splicing factor SR-like 1 isoform X3 yields MEIQTSGKPIDSLLEKVLCMNILSSDYFKELYRLKTYHEVVDEIYNQVDHVEPWMTGNCRGPSTAFCLLYKFFTMKLTVKQMHGLLKHKDSPYIRAVGFLYLRYAADPKTIWNWVEPYITDDESL; encoded by the exons ATGGAGATACAGACGAGCGGGAAACCAATTGACTCGTTATTGGAGAAGGTGCTATGTATGAACATTCTGTCTTCCGATTACTTCAAGGAGCTTTACCGGTTGAAGACGTATCACGAAGTTGTGGATGAGATTTACAATCAAGTAGACCACGTCGAGCCGTGGATGACTGGGAATTGCCGAGGTCCTTCTACTGCATTTTGCTTACTCTACAAGTTCTTCACCATGAAACTCACCGTCAAGCAAATGCACGGCCTCTTGAAGCACAAGGACTCTCCCTACATTCGAGCG gttggGTTCCTCTACTTGAGATATGCTGCGGACCCGAAGACCATTTGGAATTGGGTTGAGCCCTATATTACAGATGACGAG TCGTTGTAG
- the LOC133710950 gene encoding RING-H2 finger protein ATL43-like has translation MGCLLFLSLKPTTTTAAAAFFVLLITLLSSLSTPSNADPDPDPKIGDIATTSASPPPPVLNNVDTAEKPKSFRPSMAIMVGVLTTLFSFTFLLLLYAKHCKRGSFVVIGGTAADSGPPAGAGLRKNSGIDRAVVESLPVFRFRSLRGHKDGLECAVCLTRFEPTEVLRLLPKCKHAFHVECVDTWLDAHSTCPLCRYRVDPEDILLIEDARILHHQNSQPQTPHQNDVVINIETDPGIRRVSGRHSSALEQRPGSSSHDNTSSFRRSLDSWTWFRKKTEPAAAAGSQERPRKDGLLLSHDKTRLEHRIIVSSPRSSNTGGGGFHQRWSDVQPSDLLYLRSEMIISDNGLTRQGQDQEEVPLRCGNGAVPAGESNGGSGSGRGVINERSVSEITGLSRFSNRGSSNERSNQHHQNHQQRYQQRQLRLVSRWVAWISSQSRPAVRPDRTTGASSPTTPQTTPPPPPLPTVATA, from the coding sequence ATGGGctgccttctctttctctctctcaagcccaccaccaccaccgccgccgccgccttcTTCGTTCTTCTAATCAccctcctctcttctctctctacaCCCTCCAATGCCGACCCCGACCCCGACCCGAAAATCGGCGACATTGCCACAACGTCTGCTTCACCGCCGCCACCTGTACTTAATAATGTGGACACCGCCGAGAAACCCAAGTCGTTCCGGCCCAGCATGGCCATCATGGTCGGAGTTCTGACGACTCTGTTCTCCTTCAcgtttcttctcctcctctacGCCAAGCACTGCAAGCGCGGCAGCTTCGTCGTCATCGGAGGAACCGCCGCCGACTCCGGACCTCCCGCCGGGGCGGGTCTCCGTAAAAACTCCGGAATCGACCGGGCCGTCGTCGAGTCCCTCCCGGTTTTCCGGTTCAGGTCGCTCCGGGGACACAAGGACGGCCTCGAATGCGCCGTCTGCCTCACCCGGTTCGAGCCCACCGAGGTCCTCCGCCTCCTCCCGAAATGCAAGCACGCCTTCCACGTCGAGTGCGTCGACACGTGGCTCGACGCCCACTCCACCTGCCCGCTCTGCCGCTACCGGGTCGACCCGGAAGACATCCTCCTAATCGAAGACGCCAGAATCCTGCACCACCAGAACAGCCAGCCCCAGACTCCccaccaaaacgacgtcgtcaTCAACATCGAAACCGACCCGGGAATCCGCCGCGTGTCGGGGCGCCACTCCTCCGCCTTGGAGCAGCGACCCGGCTCCTCCTCTCACGACAATACGTCGTCGTTCCGGAGGTCCCTCGACAGCTGGACCTGGTTCCGGAAAAAAACCGAACCCGCGGCCGCCGCCGGAAGCCAAGAACGTCCGAGAAAAGACGGCCTCCTTTTAAGCCACGACAAAACGAGGCTGGAGCACCGAATCATCGTCTCCTCCCCCAGATCAAGCAACACCGGCGGCGGTGGGTTCCACCAACGATGGAGCGACGTACAGCCGTCCGATCTTCTCTACCTTCGCTCGGAGATGATCATAAGCGATAACGGACTGACACGTCAGGGGCAGGACCAGGAGGAGGTACCGTTGCGCTGTGGCAATGGGGCCGTTCCAGCTGGGGAGAGTAATGGAGGGAGTGGCAGTGGCAGAGGCGTAATAAACGAGCGAAGCGTGTCGGAAATCACGGGGTTGAGCAGGTTTTCGAACAGAGGGAGCAGTAATGAGAGGAGCAATCAGCACCACCAAAACCATCAGCAGCGTTACCAACAGCGACAGCTCAGGCTCGTATCCAGGTGGGTCGCTTGGATTTCGTCCCAGTCACGCCCAGCTGTACGGCCTGATCGTACCACTGGTGCTTCTTCCCCCACCACTCCACAGActacaccaccaccaccgccttTACCCACTGTGGCCACTGcttga
- the LOC133708642 gene encoding pre-mRNA splicing factor SR-like 1 isoform X2, whose protein sequence is MSCWVHLGVGISKLQLKFSPGSNGRMTTMGVYVRDLLLGQYYFDTLFPRIPVPVLRQITANLEKMKLPTKLSGVTGEATRHGSDDTARRPPSVKAALSVSFGQRAPHRASTRDSSPVRRTLPPPPPYEKASTDDLRSRRSQSREYSDRDYSDRDRDRGRDRDRNRERDRDSDRDRERERYKERERGRDRDRSRDRERSSDYDRRSRYAERESRRDYYESSRDGGRHSRRSRSRSRSRSRSRSRSLQAGTGPHVSPPRDVNKDRTSVSSNLAKLRDLYGDVSVQKGDTSMDRIPRSDNGAEEVIRLGGHRWK, encoded by the exons ATGAGCTGTTGGGTGCATCTTGGAGTCGGAATCTCAAAACTACAACTA AAATTCTCTCCAGGTTCCAATGGACGAATGACCACTATGGGTGTATATGTGCGTGATTTGCTACTTGGGCAG TACTACTTTGATACACTTTTCCCTCGCATACCTGTTCCTGTGTTGCGGCAGATTACAGCTAATCTTGAGAAGATGAAACTCCCAACAAAACTCTCTGGTGTTACTGGGGAGGCTACCCGTCATGGATCTGATGACACTGCCCGTCGCCCACCTTCTGTGAAAGCGGCACTTTCAGTCTCCTTTGGTCAACGTGCCCCACACCGTGCTTCGACGAGGGACTCATCACCTGTTCGTCGAACTTTACCGCCACCGCCACCTTATGAAAAAGCTAGCACTGATGATTTACGGAGCCGTCGTAGCCAGAGCCGTGAGTATTCTGACAGAGACTATTCGGACAGGGACAGGGACAGGGGAAGGGACCGGGATCGGAATCGGGAAAGAGACAGGGATAGTGATCGTGATCGTGAACGAGAAAGGTACAAGGAACGGGAGAGGGGTCGAGATAGAGACAGATCAAGGGATAGAGAACGAAGTTCTGATTATGATAGGAGGTCAAGATATGCAGAGAGAGAAAGCCGGAGGGACTATTATGAGAGTAGCCGTGATGGTGGTAGACATTCCCGTAGGAGTAGGAGTCGAAGCCGCAGTAGAAGCAGGAGTAGGAGTCGGAGCTTGCAAGCTGGCACTGGTCCTCATGTAAGCCCGCCGAGAGATGTAAACAAGGATAGAACATCTGTATCTAGCAATCTGGCAAAACTTAGGGATCTTTATGGTGATGTGAGTGTCCAAAAAGGGGATACTAGTATGGATAGGATTCCGAGGAGCGATAACGGTGCTGAAGAGGTGATTAGGCTTGGTGGTCACCGATGGAAATAG
- the LOC133712815 gene encoding ABC transporter I family member 17 isoform X1 codes for MYSVQLYSPNLFHNTIPFLLPVSSKLSTMTSQAHITLSAEENEEEEAVLVINDGEADGNVKFRIRNLTRRSESTGGGAIILNKLSVDIPKGVIVGIIGPSGSGKSTLLRALNRLWEPPAGTVFLDGHDIKELDVLSLRRKVGMLFQLPVLFEGTVADNVRYGPQLSGKKLTDQDVHKLLTLAGLDSSFFSKTGSEISVGQAQRVALARTLANSPEVLLLDEPTSALDPISTEHIEGVLEKLKKKRGMTIIMVSHSIKQIQRIADVVCLLVNGEVVEVLKPDKLSEAKHPMALRFLELSS; via the exons ATGTACTCTGTACAATTGTACTCTCCAAACCTCTTCCATAATACAATACCCTTTCTCCTTCCCGTCTCTTCAAAACTTTCCACCATGACTTCTCAGGCACACATCACTCTTTCAG cagaggagaatgaagaagaagaagcagtacTGGTAATCAATGATGGAGAAGCTGATGGCAACGTGAAGTTTCGGATACGAAATCTGACCAGAAGATCAGAAAGTACAGGAGGAGGAGCTATCATACTGAATAAGCTGAGCGTGGACATCCCAAAAGGAGTGATCGTCGGAATCATAGGCCCAAGTGGCAGCGGCAAATCCACGCTTCTCCGAGCACTCAACCGCCTCTGGGAGCCGCCGGCCGGCACTGTCTTCTTGGACGGCCATGATATTAAAGAACTCGATGTTCTCAGTCTCCGGAGGAAGGTCGGAATGCTCTTCCAGCTTCCTGTTCTTTTTGAAG GTACTGTTGCAGACAACGTTCGTTATGGTCCTCAGTTGAGTGGGAAGAAGCTGACTGATCAAGATGTTCATAAGCTACTGACCCTTGCAGGCCTTGATTCATCTTTTTTCAGTAAAACAGGTTCTGAAATATCTGTAGGCCAAGCCCAAAGAGTTGCACTTGCTAGGACCCTAGCCAATTCACCTGAG GTTTTGCTGTTAGACGAGCCTACTAGCGCCTTGGATCCAATATCAACAGAGCACATAGAAGGTGTTTTAGAAAAGCTGAAGAAGAAACGGGGCATGACAATCATAATGGTCTCACACAGCATCAAACAAATCCAGAGAATTGCTGATGTAGTGTGTCTCCTTGTGAATGGTGA